In Pseudomonas rhizosphaerae, one DNA window encodes the following:
- the msrA gene encoding peptide-methionine (S)-S-oxide reductase MsrA: MTVQTETALLAGGCFWGMQDLIRRYPGVLQTRVGYSGGDIANATYRNHGTHAEAIEIVFDPSVISYRQILEFFFQIHDPSTANRQGNDVGLSYRSAIFYTSEEQQRVALETIADVDASDLWPGKVVTELAPAGDFWEAEPEHQDYLERIPNGYTCHFIRPDWKLPTRG, from the coding sequence ATGACAGTCCAGACCGAAACCGCTCTGCTGGCGGGTGGCTGCTTCTGGGGCATGCAGGACCTGATTCGTCGTTATCCAGGGGTCCTGCAGACGCGCGTAGGGTACAGCGGAGGCGATATTGCCAACGCGACCTACCGCAACCACGGTACCCATGCCGAAGCCATCGAGATCGTGTTCGATCCCAGTGTGATCAGCTATCGCCAGATCCTCGAATTCTTCTTCCAGATCCACGACCCGTCCACGGCCAACCGCCAGGGCAACGACGTCGGCCTGAGCTACCGCTCGGCGATCTTCTATACCAGTGAAGAGCAGCAGCGTGTAGCGCTCGAAACCATCGCCGATGTCGACGCCTCGGATCTGTGGCCCGGCAAGGTGGTGACCGAACTGGCTCCGGCGGGCGATTTCTGGGAAGCCGAGCCCGAGCACCAGGACTACCTGGAACGCATTCCCAACGGCTACACCTGCCATTTCATACGTCCAGACTGGAAGCTGCCTACGCGCGGCTGA
- the cobF gene encoding precorrin-6A synthase (deacetylating), which translates to MKTLLIIGIGAGHPEHITVQAARALARVDVFFLMDKGEHKGKLNALRREILERHATPGSYRLVEVLQPQRPLGSDYRASVDTLNAHKQAVFERLLDDEVADGECAGVLVWGDPSLYDSTLRIVEAIAADGGRALRYEVFPGVTSIQALTAAHRITLNSIAGAVQITTGRRLAAGMPDGVDTVVVMLDAHDGFKALIGQDLDIYWGAYVGTADEVLLSGRLDDLAEVIAQARQDARRRHGWIMDSYLLRRRT; encoded by the coding sequence ATGAAAACACTGCTCATCATCGGCATCGGCGCCGGTCATCCCGAGCACATCACCGTGCAGGCGGCGCGTGCGCTGGCGCGGGTGGATGTGTTCTTCCTGATGGACAAGGGCGAGCACAAGGGCAAGCTCAATGCCCTGCGCCGCGAGATTCTCGAGCGTCATGCCACACCCGGCTCGTACCGGCTGGTGGAAGTGCTGCAGCCCCAGCGTCCGCTCGGGTCGGATTATCGGGCGTCGGTGGATACGTTGAATGCGCACAAGCAGGCGGTCTTCGAGCGGTTGCTCGATGACGAAGTGGCCGACGGGGAGTGCGCGGGGGTATTGGTGTGGGGCGATCCGTCGCTCTACGACAGCACCTTGCGCATCGTCGAGGCGATCGCCGCCGACGGTGGGCGAGCGCTGCGCTATGAGGTGTTCCCCGGCGTGACCAGCATCCAGGCGCTGACGGCCGCGCACCGAATCACCCTCAACAGCATTGCCGGCGCGGTGCAGATCACTACCGGTCGACGCCTGGCGGCAGGGATGCCCGATGGGGTCGATACGGTGGTGGTGATGCTTGATGCGCACGACGGCTTCAAGGCCTTGATCGGGCAGGATCTGGACATCTATTGGGGCGCCTATGTGGGGACGGCTGATGAAGTGCTGCTGAGTGGACGGCTGGATGATTTGGCTGAGGTGATCGCCCAGGCGCGGCAGGACGCTCGGCGCCGGCATGGGTGGATCATGGACAGTTATCTGCTCAGGCGGCGTACCTGA
- a CDS encoding OmpP1/FadL family transporter → MKRLMLKTTLGLAVTLATGQLYAAGFALNEQSVSGMGTGFAGRSSSAEDASTVYGNPAGMSRIKREQVSVGAAAIVAKTDISGRGTFGGSNDGDMVPFVGVPMGYYVKPLDDNWTVGFGLYAPFGLVTDYESGFAGRYWGDKSHVAVVTLQPTVSYAFNERVSIGFGPTFNRLEGELTSATLNRATPGRNDGEVKIKGDDTAVGFNVGVLVQATDDTRVGLTYHSKVKYKLDGHTKVEGSGFGPFNGSKYDASLDIDTPESVDFSVTHELNQDWTLYAGSTWTRWSRLKEISVENDGVPAALRSSIGTITEEQNWHDTWSHAVGAAYKLNKQWTLRTGFSVDQSPTNNTNRSPRIPTGDRAILSLGAGWSPTDDLTFDFAYSYLKEEDTKINLVSATKGAYQAKYENSAHGFGTSVTYRF, encoded by the coding sequence ATGAAAAGACTAATGCTCAAGACCACTCTCGGCCTCGCTGTCACCTTGGCAACCGGCCAACTCTACGCTGCCGGTTTCGCGCTCAACGAACAAAGCGTCAGCGGAATGGGTACCGGATTTGCCGGTCGCTCGTCCTCTGCCGAAGACGCCAGTACCGTCTATGGCAACCCTGCCGGCATGTCGCGCATCAAGCGCGAACAAGTGAGCGTCGGCGCCGCAGCCATCGTTGCCAAGACCGACATCAGCGGACGTGGAACCTTCGGCGGCAGCAACGACGGCGACATGGTCCCGTTCGTCGGCGTCCCGATGGGCTACTACGTCAAACCCCTGGATGACAACTGGACCGTCGGTTTCGGCCTCTACGCGCCTTTCGGTCTGGTTACCGACTATGAAAGCGGTTTTGCCGGACGCTACTGGGGCGACAAGAGCCATGTGGCCGTCGTCACGCTGCAGCCTACCGTCAGCTATGCCTTCAACGAGCGTGTATCGATCGGCTTCGGTCCAACCTTCAACCGCCTTGAAGGCGAGCTGACGTCGGCCACGCTGAACCGCGCGACGCCAGGCCGCAACGACGGCGAAGTCAAGATCAAGGGCGACGATACCGCCGTGGGCTTCAACGTCGGCGTGCTCGTTCAGGCCACTGATGATACCCGCGTGGGCCTGACCTACCACTCCAAGGTCAAGTACAAGCTGGACGGCCATACCAAGGTCGAAGGTTCGGGGTTCGGGCCGTTCAACGGCAGCAAGTACGATGCATCGCTGGACATCGACACGCCTGAGTCGGTGGACTTCTCGGTCACCCACGAACTCAACCAGGACTGGACCCTGTACGCAGGCAGCACCTGGACCCGTTGGAGCCGCCTGAAGGAAATTTCGGTCGAAAACGACGGCGTGCCTGCCGCGCTGCGCTCCTCGATCGGCACCATTACCGAAGAACAGAACTGGCACGACACCTGGTCCCATGCCGTGGGCGCCGCCTACAAGCTGAACAAGCAGTGGACGCTGCGCACGGGCTTTTCGGTCGACCAGTCGCCGACCAACAACACCAACCGTTCGCCACGCATCCCGACGGGCGACCGCGCCATCCTCAGCCTGGGTGCTGGCTGGAGCCCGACGGACGACCTGACCTTCGACTTCGCCTATTCCTACCTGAAGGAAGAAGACACGAAGATCAATCTGGTCAGCGCCACCAAGGGTGCCTACCAGGCCAAGTACGAGAACAGTGCACATGGCTTCGGTACTTCAGTGACCTATCGATTCTGA
- a CDS encoding TonB-dependent siderophore receptor, whose product MTDFPQRSLALCVSLFIAGLAQAAPVAINLPAQPLADSLQTLAQAGGLQVVYEPAAVVGKTAPRLAGQMEPSVALQRLLAGSGLVGSVQGNVVSVTAPTVATGSAIELGATAVSAASSSIAGTATTEHSGSYTTGSMSTATKLPLSIRETPQSVSVITRQRIEDQGLNDVNDVVKYAPGVTLRKFGGDRQQFLARGFTIDNLMYDGLPTILSTFTQDTLAEADLAIYDHVEVVRGATGLMTGSGSPSATLNLVRKRPTATPQVSITTSAGSWDRYRTEVDASNKLNDSGTVRGRVVAAYQDDKSYIDERNKQRQTFYGVLEADLNDSTTWTIGASKQRDDATSDWGSLPSGYNGEYLGLPRSSFLSGDWAYWDRDNVSVFTDLTHRFDNGWNARLAGSKIWAESNTFSNYLSFPYPYLGSGYEQGAGQYDTTDTQTNLDGSLSGPFQLFGREHELSVGVSHRQEKFDQTGGYWAGYPVDPYNIRPGLVPKPSRADRSPYASKNTATEDAAYAVARFNPIDPLHIIVGSRLSWYDYDNRTGPGDYKVTQEVTPYAGVIYDLNDTYSVYASYTEIFKPQTEQDSGGSVLDPMTGKSYEIGLKGEYFDGALNASFALFDMTQENRAYLLGNQNASNCATFPATSCYGSAGEVRSRGIDTEITGALTPNWQFSAAYTLILSQYVKDAVESNEGRKFAPDQPKHLFKAATSYNFEGDLNKLRIGADVIAQSDTFNRVGSGYATQDSYAVVGLMAGYRFDEHWDGRVNFNNVLDEKYWQGIPTGSGSGTYGDPRNVMFSLKWSL is encoded by the coding sequence ATGACTGACTTTCCCCAACGCTCGCTGGCGCTCTGCGTCTCACTGTTCATCGCCGGCCTGGCGCAGGCCGCGCCGGTGGCTATCAACCTGCCCGCGCAACCGCTCGCCGACTCCCTGCAAACGCTCGCACAGGCCGGCGGCCTGCAAGTGGTCTACGAGCCAGCGGCAGTGGTAGGCAAGACGGCGCCGCGCCTGGCTGGACAGATGGAGCCAAGCGTTGCACTGCAGCGCCTGCTGGCGGGCAGTGGGCTGGTGGGGAGCGTGCAGGGCAATGTGGTCAGCGTGACTGCGCCGACGGTGGCGACGGGTAGTGCGATCGAATTGGGTGCCACTGCGGTTTCCGCCGCCAGCAGTTCGATCGCCGGCACGGCGACGACCGAACATTCCGGTTCCTACACCACCGGCAGCATGAGCACTGCGACCAAGCTACCGCTGTCGATCCGCGAAACGCCACAGTCGGTCAGTGTCATCACGCGTCAGCGCATTGAAGATCAAGGGCTGAACGACGTAAACGACGTAGTCAAATACGCGCCGGGCGTGACACTGCGCAAGTTCGGTGGCGATCGTCAGCAGTTTCTGGCGCGTGGCTTCACCATCGATAATCTGATGTATGACGGTCTGCCGACCATTCTCAGTACCTTCACCCAGGATACGTTGGCAGAGGCTGACCTGGCGATATACGACCACGTCGAGGTGGTACGCGGTGCCACCGGTTTGATGACCGGTTCCGGCAGCCCCTCGGCCACGCTGAATCTGGTACGCAAGCGCCCAACCGCCACTCCTCAGGTGAGTATCACTACCAGCGCAGGCAGTTGGGATCGTTATCGCACAGAGGTGGATGCGTCGAACAAGCTGAACGACTCCGGTACCGTTCGCGGTCGTGTGGTTGCAGCCTATCAGGATGACAAAAGCTATATCGACGAGCGCAACAAGCAGCGTCAAACCTTCTACGGCGTCCTCGAAGCTGATCTGAACGATTCGACTACCTGGACCATCGGTGCATCCAAGCAGCGCGACGATGCCACCTCGGATTGGGGCAGCCTGCCGTCCGGCTACAACGGTGAATACCTTGGCCTGCCGCGCTCTAGCTTTCTCAGCGGCGATTGGGCCTACTGGGATAGGGACAACGTCAGTGTCTTCACTGACCTGACCCACCGCTTCGACAATGGCTGGAACGCCCGCCTGGCCGGCTCGAAGATCTGGGCCGAGTCCAACACCTTCTCCAACTACCTGAGCTTTCCCTATCCCTACCTGGGCTCGGGCTATGAGCAAGGCGCCGGCCAGTACGACACCACCGACACCCAGACCAATCTGGACGGCTCGCTGTCCGGCCCTTTCCAGCTGTTCGGTCGCGAGCATGAATTGAGTGTCGGGGTGAGTCATCGTCAGGAGAAGTTCGACCAGACCGGCGGCTACTGGGCAGGGTATCCAGTGGACCCCTACAACATTCGTCCTGGGTTGGTGCCGAAGCCTTCAAGGGCCGATCGGTCTCCCTACGCCAGCAAGAACACCGCAACCGAAGACGCTGCCTATGCCGTCGCGCGCTTCAACCCGATCGATCCCTTGCACATCATCGTCGGCAGTCGGCTGAGCTGGTATGACTACGACAACCGTACTGGCCCCGGCGACTACAAAGTGACCCAGGAAGTCACGCCTTACGCGGGCGTGATCTACGACCTCAACGACACCTATTCGGTCTATGCGAGCTACACCGAAATCTTCAAACCACAAACCGAGCAGGACAGTGGCGGCTCGGTACTGGACCCGATGACTGGCAAGAGCTATGAGATCGGACTCAAGGGCGAGTACTTCGACGGTGCCTTGAATGCTTCCTTCGCGTTGTTCGACATGACTCAAGAAAACCGGGCTTACCTGCTCGGCAATCAGAACGCGTCCAATTGCGCAACGTTTCCCGCGACCAGTTGCTATGGTTCGGCCGGTGAAGTCCGCAGCCGTGGTATCGACACGGAAATCACCGGAGCACTTACCCCGAACTGGCAGTTCTCGGCCGCCTATACACTTATCCTCAGCCAGTACGTCAAGGACGCGGTCGAAAGCAACGAGGGTCGCAAGTTTGCGCCTGATCAGCCCAAGCATCTGTTCAAGGCGGCCACCAGCTACAACTTCGAGGGCGACCTGAACAAACTGCGCATCGGTGCAGACGTTATTGCTCAAAGCGATACCTTCAATCGGGTTGGCAGCGGCTATGCCACCCAGGACTCGTATGCTGTGGTTGGCTTGATGGCGGGCTACCGGTTCGACGAGCACTGGGACGGTCGCGTCAATTTCAACAACGTATTGGATGAGAAGTACTGGCAGGGCATTCCGACAGGTTCGGGCAGTGGTACCTACGGCGATCCACGCAATGTGATGTTCTCGCTGAAGTGGTCCCTCTAG
- a CDS encoding MFS transporter gives MTSVWRTSGWVLLGAALILALSLGIRHGFGLFLAPMSAEFGWGRGVFALAIALQNLIWGLAQPFAGALADRFGAGRVVALGGVLYAVGLGCMGLADSELSLSLSAGLLIGLGLSGTSFSVILGVVGRALPAEHRSMGMGIASAAGSFGQFAMLPGTLGLISWLGWSTALLVMGVLVAFIVPLVRMLKDRPLPPQGQDQSLGQALREACGHSGFWLLALGFFVCGFQVVFIGVHLPSYLVDQHLPASVGTTVLALIGLFNIFGTYTAGWLGGRFSKPRLLTALYLLRAVVIVLFLWFPVTTFSACLFGMAMGLLWLSTVPLTNGTVATLFGVRNLSMLGGIVFLFHQLGAFLGGWLGGLVYDHTGSYDLVWQLSIALSLLAGVLNWPVRERPVARLQAQGVMS, from the coding sequence ATGACATCGGTATGGCGTACCAGCGGCTGGGTTCTGCTCGGCGCAGCCTTGATCCTCGCTCTGTCTCTGGGCATTCGCCACGGCTTCGGCCTGTTCCTGGCGCCCATGAGTGCGGAATTCGGCTGGGGCAGGGGCGTATTCGCCCTGGCCATCGCCCTGCAGAACCTGATCTGGGGTTTGGCCCAACCGTTTGCCGGTGCCCTGGCAGATCGTTTCGGCGCCGGCCGGGTCGTGGCGCTGGGTGGTGTGCTGTACGCGGTCGGCCTGGGCTGCATGGGCCTGGCCGACTCCGAGTTGAGCCTGAGCCTAAGCGCAGGCCTGTTGATCGGGTTGGGGCTTTCCGGTACATCCTTTTCGGTGATTCTTGGGGTGGTCGGACGAGCCTTGCCCGCCGAGCACCGCAGCATGGGCATGGGGATCGCCAGCGCGGCCGGCTCCTTCGGCCAGTTCGCGATGCTGCCAGGCACCCTTGGCCTCATCAGCTGGCTGGGCTGGTCGACGGCCCTGCTGGTGATGGGCGTGCTGGTGGCGTTCATCGTCCCCTTGGTGCGCATGCTCAAGGACCGGCCATTGCCACCTCAGGGCCAAGACCAGAGCCTGGGCCAGGCGCTGCGCGAAGCCTGCGGTCATTCAGGGTTCTGGCTGTTGGCACTGGGTTTTTTCGTGTGTGGTTTTCAGGTGGTGTTCATTGGCGTTCACCTGCCTTCGTATCTGGTCGACCAGCATCTTCCCGCGAGTGTGGGTACCACGGTGCTGGCGTTGATCGGCCTGTTCAATATCTTCGGCACCTACACCGCCGGCTGGCTGGGCGGGCGCTTTTCCAAGCCGCGCCTGCTCACTGCGCTGTACCTGCTGCGGGCCGTGGTGATCGTGCTGTTCCTGTGGTTCCCAGTGACGACCTTCAGTGCCTGCCTGTTTGGCATGGCAATGGGCTTGCTCTGGCTGTCCACGGTTCCCTTGACCAATGGCACGGTGGCGACCCTGTTCGGTGTGCGCAATCTGTCGATGCTGGGTGGCATCGTGTTCCTCTTCCATCAGTTGGGCGCGTTTCTGGGCGGCTGGCTGGGTGGCCTGGTCTACGATCACACCGGCAGCTATGACCTGGTCTGGCAGCTGTCGATCGCATTGAGCCTGCTCGCCGGGGTGCTCAACTGGCCGGTGCGAGAGCGGCCGGTTGCCAGGCTGCAGGCACAGGGAGTGATGTCGTGA
- a CDS encoding TonB-dependent siderophore receptor: MNHFPLRGIALCVSLSIVGLAQAAPTAVAPPAQPPGKASSGTDSSDTVIELGATAVSAASSTIAGTATTEHSGSYTTGSMSTATKLPLSIRETPQSVSVITRQRMDDQGMNDLNDVVKYAPGITLRKFGGDRQAFQARGFSIDNIMYDGLPTSIGQFTLDTIAGADLALYDRVEVVRGATGLMTGAGSPSATLNLVRKRPTATPQVSITTSAGTWDRYRTQIDASNRLNESGTLRGRVVAAYEDDNSYIDEREKQRQTFYGVFEADLSDATTWTLGASKQRDDATSDWGSLPSGPNGEDLHLSRSTFLSNDWAYWDRDNVSVFTDVTHRFDNGWTAKAAAAKIWAESNTFSSYLTAPRNGVYGQATGAYDTTDVQTNVDASLAGPFQLFGREHQLTVGASRRQEKFDQTGGYWNDSTPIDIYNFDPGVIAKPSRTRSDYRLYESKNTATEKGVYAAARFNPVDPLHIIVGSRVSWYDYDNRSAIGDYKVTQEVTPYAGIIYDLNDTYSVYASYTEIFKPQTQQDVGGTVLDPMTGESYEIGIKGEYFDGGLNASVAMFDMTQQNRAYAIADQPASCRATNRTCYEAAGEVRSRGLDTEISGAFTPNWQFSAAYTLVLSQYVKDRTYEKGNLFAPNQPKHLFKAATTYQFEGALDRLRIGADVLAQSATYGRVGRGHAEQDSYAVLGLMAGYRFDEHWDARVNFNNVLDEKYWQGIPTATGSGTYGDPRNLMFSLKWTL; this comes from the coding sequence ATGAATCATTTTCCGTTGCGCGGTATTGCGCTGTGCGTCTCTTTGTCCATCGTCGGCCTGGCCCAGGCTGCACCGACAGCGGTGGCCCCGCCTGCGCAACCGCCTGGCAAAGCGTCCTCGGGCACTGACTCCAGCGATACCGTGATCGAACTGGGCGCGACCGCCGTGTCGGCTGCCAGCAGTACCATCGCTGGTACGGCCACCACCGAGCATTCCGGTTCCTACACCACAGGCAGCATGAGCACCGCGACCAAGTTGCCGCTGTCGATCCGCGAAACGCCCCAGTCGGTCAGCGTCATCACGCGTCAGCGCATGGATGACCAGGGCATGAACGACCTCAACGACGTGGTCAAGTACGCGCCGGGTATCACGTTGCGCAAGTTCGGTGGCGACCGTCAGGCATTTCAGGCGCGTGGTTTTTCCATCGACAACATCATGTACGACGGCCTGCCGACCAGCATTGGCCAATTCACCCTGGACACCATTGCCGGCGCCGATCTGGCCCTGTACGACCGGGTTGAAGTGGTACGCGGCGCTACCGGCCTGATGACCGGCGCGGGCAGTCCTTCGGCGACGCTGAATCTGGTGCGCAAGCGGCCTACCGCTACGCCGCAGGTCAGCATCACCACCAGCGCCGGCACCTGGGATCGCTACCGCACACAAATCGATGCGTCGAATCGGCTCAATGAATCCGGCACGCTGCGTGGCCGGGTGGTGGCGGCCTACGAAGACGACAACAGCTACATCGACGAGCGCGAGAAGCAGCGTCAGACGTTCTATGGCGTCTTCGAAGCCGACCTGAGCGATGCGACCACCTGGACCCTGGGCGCTTCCAAGCAGCGTGATGACGCCACGTCGGACTGGGGCAGCCTGCCGTCCGGTCCGAATGGCGAAGACCTGCACCTTTCTCGCTCCACTTTCCTGAGTAACGACTGGGCCTATTGGGATCGGGACAACGTCAGCGTATTCACCGACGTCACCCATCGCTTCGACAACGGCTGGACAGCCAAGGCCGCCGCCGCGAAGATCTGGGCCGAGTCCAACACCTTCTCCAGTTACCTGACTGCCCCGCGCAATGGCGTCTACGGGCAGGCCACCGGCGCCTACGACACCACCGACGTGCAGACCAACGTGGATGCTTCCTTGGCCGGTCCTTTCCAATTGTTCGGCCGCGAGCATCAGTTGACCGTCGGTGCGAGTCGCCGTCAGGAAAAGTTCGACCAGACCGGTGGCTACTGGAACGACTCCACGCCCATCGACATCTACAATTTCGATCCGGGTGTCATCGCCAAGCCCTCGCGCACCCGTAGCGACTATCGCCTCTACGAGAGCAAGAACACCGCGACCGAGAAGGGCGTTTACGCTGCGGCACGCTTCAACCCGGTGGACCCGCTGCACATCATCGTCGGCAGCCGGGTCAGTTGGTACGACTACGACAATCGCTCGGCAATCGGCGACTACAAGGTCACCCAGGAAGTCACGCCCTACGCCGGCATCATCTACGACCTGAACGACACCTACTCGGTCTACGCCAGCTACACCGAGATCTTCAAGCCGCAGACGCAACAGGACGTGGGCGGCACGGTGCTGGATCCAATGACCGGTGAAAGCTACGAGATCGGCATCAAGGGTGAATATTTCGACGGTGGCCTCAACGCGTCCGTGGCCATGTTCGACATGACCCAGCAGAACCGTGCCTATGCCATTGCCGACCAGCCCGCCAGCTGCCGTGCGACCAACCGCACCTGTTACGAAGCCGCTGGCGAGGTTCGCAGCCGTGGGCTGGACACCGAGATCAGCGGTGCCTTCACGCCTAACTGGCAGTTCTCTGCGGCCTACACCCTGGTGCTCAGCCAGTACGTGAAAGACCGTACGTACGAGAAGGGCAATCTGTTCGCGCCCAACCAGCCCAAGCATCTTTTCAAGGCAGCGACCACTTACCAATTCGAGGGCGCTCTGGACAGACTGCGCATCGGTGCCGATGTACTGGCACAGAGCGCCACCTACGGTCGCGTCGGTCGCGGCCATGCCGAACAAGATTCCTACGCCGTGCTTGGCCTGATGGCCGGCTATCGTTTCGACGAGCACTGGGACGCACGGGTCAATTTCAACAACGTGCTGGACGAGAAGTACTGGCAGGGTATTCCTACGGCCACCGGCAGCGGCACCTACGGCGATCCGCGCAACCTGATGTTTTCGTTGAAATGGACGCTGTGA
- the cobC gene encoding alpha-ribazole phosphatase family protein, producing the protein MTLHLDLLRHGETEIGGFRGSLDDALTERGWAQLQAAVAERSGWDRIVSSPLQRCARFAQVLAEQRGLSLSLDADLQELHFGAWEGLSAAQLMQTDEAGLGLFWNDPYAFTPPDGEPMLDFSARIHAALRRLHLQYPGERLLLVVHGGVMRLLLAEARGLPREQLLHVEVAHAALFSVVVAADGSLSEPS; encoded by the coding sequence ATGACCCTGCACCTGGATCTGCTGCGCCATGGAGAAACCGAGATCGGCGGCTTTCGCGGCAGCCTTGATGACGCCCTGACCGAGCGCGGTTGGGCCCAGTTGCAGGCTGCGGTCGCCGAGCGATCCGGCTGGGATCGCATCGTCAGCTCGCCGCTGCAGCGCTGCGCACGCTTTGCCCAGGTCCTGGCCGAACAGCGTGGGCTGTCGCTCAGTCTCGACGCCGACCTGCAGGAGCTGCATTTCGGCGCCTGGGAAGGCTTGAGCGCGGCGCAATTGATGCAGACCGATGAAGCCGGCCTGGGCCTGTTCTGGAACGATCCCTACGCGTTCACGCCGCCCGACGGCGAGCCCATGCTGGATTTCTCCGCGCGCATCCATGCCGCGTTGCGCAGGCTGCACCTGCAATATCCAGGCGAGCGGTTGCTGCTGGTGGTGCACGGCGGGGTCATGCGCCTGTTGCTGGCCGAAGCACGCGGCCTGCCACGCGAACAGCTGCTTCACGTCGAGGTCGCACACGCTGCCTTGTTCAGTGTGGTGGTGGCAGCCGACGGCAGCCTGAGCGAGCCGTCCTGA
- a CDS encoding adenosylcobinamide-GDP ribazoletransferase, translating to MLPFWIALQFLSSLPVRLPGMPSPEALGRSLLFYPAVGLLFGVLLWVANALLAGTPLLLHAALLLALWVVLSGGLHLDGLADSADAWLGGFGDRERTLLIMKDPRSGPMAVVTLVLVLLLKFCALLALLEQGQQAALLMAPVLARAAMLGLFMGTPYVRAGGLGQALADHLPRGAGSWVLAAVAFASLGFCGFWISLSVLVGFMALRRQMIRRLGGTTGDTAGAMLELLELLVLLAAAL from the coding sequence ATGCTGCCCTTCTGGATCGCCTTGCAGTTTCTCAGCAGCTTGCCGGTGCGCCTGCCAGGCATGCCCAGCCCGGAGGCTTTAGGTCGCTCGTTGTTGTTCTATCCGGCCGTGGGGCTGCTGTTCGGCGTGCTCCTGTGGGTCGCCAATGCGCTGCTCGCCGGAACGCCATTGCTCCTGCACGCAGCGCTGTTGCTGGCGCTATGGGTGGTGCTCAGCGGTGGCCTGCACCTGGACGGTCTGGCCGACAGCGCCGATGCTTGGCTGGGTGGCTTCGGCGATCGTGAACGCACCCTGCTGATCATGAAAGACCCGCGCAGCGGACCCATGGCCGTGGTGACGCTGGTGCTGGTGCTGCTGCTCAAGTTCTGCGCGCTGCTGGCCTTGCTCGAGCAGGGCCAGCAGGCAGCGCTGCTCATGGCCCCGGTGTTGGCACGGGCAGCCATGCTCGGCCTGTTCATGGGCACGCCCTACGTGCGTGCCGGTGGGCTGGGCCAGGCCTTGGCCGACCATTTGCCGCGTGGCGCCGGAAGCTGGGTTTTGGCCGCGGTTGCGTTCGCCAGTCTCGGGTTCTGCGGGTTCTGGATCAGCCTCTCGGTGCTGGTGGGCTTCATGGCGTTGCGGCGGCAGATGATCCGGCGCCTGGGTGGCACCACCGGCGACACCGCCGGTGCCATGCTCGAGTTGCTTGAATTACTGGTCCTGCTCGCCGCTGCACTGTAG